A genome region from Carya illinoinensis cultivar Pawnee chromosome 2, C.illinoinensisPawnee_v1, whole genome shotgun sequence includes the following:
- the LOC122299323 gene encoding hevamine-A-like, translating to MASNSILVSLAFLLSVILMQVVSTDAGGIAIYWGQNGNEGTLAQTCATNKYAFINIAFLSTFGNGQKPIINLAGHCNPNSNGCTRLSSDIKSCQAKGIKLMLSIGGGAGSYTLTSTNDAQQVATYLWNNFLGGQSSSRPLGDAVLDGIDFDIEEGTTQHWDELARYLSGYSKQGKKVYLTAAPQCPFPDAWMGGALKTGLFDYVWVQFYNNPPCQYSSGNIAKLVNAWNQWNSIPATKIFLGLPAAPNAAGSGFIPVADLTSKVLPAIKSSAKYGGVMLWSKYYDDQTGYSSSIKSSV from the coding sequence ATGGCatcaaattcaatattagtCTCACTAGCTTTCCTCTTATCGGTGATTCTAATGCAAGTGGTTAGTACTGATGCCGGTGGAATCGCAATCTACTGGGGTCAGAATGGAAATGAAGGTACCTTGGCTCAAACTTGTGCCACTAATAAGTATGCATTCATAAACATTGCTTTCCTTTCAACCTTTGGCAATGGCCAAAAACCAATCATCAACCTTGCTGGTCACTGTAATCCAAATAGTAATGGCTGCACCAGACTGAGCTCTGACATAAAGTCGTGTCAAGCAAAAGGAATTAAGTTGATGCTCTCTATTGGAGGAGGGGCAGGTAGCTACACCCTTACTTCGACAAACGATGCTCAACAAGTTGCGACCTATCTATGGAATAACTTCTTGGGCGGACAATCCTCTTCTCGCCCTCTTGGAGATGCTGTTTTGGATGGGATTGACTTCGACATTGAAGAAGGAACAACCCAACACTGGGATGAGCTTGCAAGGTATCTCTCCGGATACAGCAAACAAGGAAAGAAGGTATACTTAACGGCAGCTCCTCAGTGCCCTTTCCCTGATGCTTGGATGGGAGGTGCTCTTAAGACCGGTCTATTTGATTATGTATGGGTACAGTTCTATAACAATCCTCCGTGCCAGTATTCCTCAGGTAATATTGCCAAACTAGTAAATGCATGGAATCAATGGAATTCTATTCCTGCAACCAAAATATTTCTAGGACTTCCTGCAGCACCTAACGCAGCTGGAAGTGGCTTCATTCCTGTAGCTGATTTAACTTCTAAGGTGCTTCCGGCCATTAAAAGTTCTGCCAAGTATGGAGGTGTGATGTTGTGGTCAAAATACTATGACGATCAGACTGGATACAGTTCTTCCATCAAAAGCAGTGTTTAG
- the LOC122299328 gene encoding acidic endochitinase-like isoform X1 encodes MASNSTVSLAFLLSVILMQVLSTEAGGIAIYWGQNGNEGTLAQTCATNKFAFVNIAFLSTFGNGQKPIINLAGHCDPNSNGCTRYSSDIKSCQAQGIKMMLSIGGGAGSYSLTSTNDAQQVATYLWNNFLGGQSSSRPLGDAVLDGIDFDIEGGTTQHWDELARYLSGYSKQGKKVYLTAAPQCPFPDAWMGGALKTGLFDYVWVQFYNNPPCQYSSGNIANLVNAWNQWNSIPATKIFLGLPAAPNAAGSGFIPVADLTSKVLPAIKSSAKYGGVMLWSKYYDDQTGYSSSIKSSV; translated from the coding sequence ATGGCATCAAATTCAACAGTCTCACTAGCTTTCCTCTTATCGGTGATTCTAATGCAAGTGCTTAGTACTGAAGCCGGTGGAATCGCAATCTACTGGGGTCAGAATGGAAATGAAGGTACCTTGGCTCAAACTTGTGCCACTAATAAGTTTGCATTCGTAAACATTGCTTTCCTTTCAACCTTCGGCAATGGCCAAAAACCAATCATCAATCTTGCTGGTCACTGTGATCCAAATAGTAACGGCTGCACCAGATATAGCTCTGACATAAAGTCGTGTCAAGCACAAGGAATTAAGATGATGCTCTCTATTGGAGGAGGGGCAGGGAGCTACTCCCTTACTTCGACAAATGATGCTCAACAAGTTGCGACCTATCTATGGAATAACTTCTTGGGCGGACAATCCTCTTCTCGCCCTCTTGGAGATGCTGTTTTGGATGGGATTGATTTCGACATTGAAGGAGGAACAACCCAACACTGGGATGAGCTTGCAAGGTATCTCTCCGGATACAGCAAACAAGGAAAAAAGGTATACTTAACGGCAGCTCCTCAGTGCCCTTTCCCTGATGCTTGGATGGGAGGTGCTCTTAAGACCGGTCTATTTGATTATGTATGGGTACAGTTCTATAACAATCCTCCATGCCAGTATTCCTCAGGTAATATTGCGAATCTAGTAAATGCATGGAATCAATGGAATTCTATTCCTGCAACCAAAATATTTCTAGGACTTCCTGCAGCACCTAACGCAGCTGGAAGTGGCTTCATTCCTGTAGCTGATTTAACTTCCAAGGTGCTTCCGGCCATTAAAAGTTCTGCCAAGTATGGAGGTGTGATGTTGTGGTCAAAATACTATGACGATCAGACTGGATACAGTTCTTCCATCAAAAGCAGTGTTTAG
- the LOC122299328 gene encoding hevamine-A-like isoform X2 produces the protein MASNSTVSLAFLLSVILMQVLSTEAGGIAIYWGQNGNEGTLAQTCATNKFAFVNIAFLSTFGNGQKPIINLAGHCDPNSNGCTRYSSDIKSCQAQGIKMMLSIGGGAGSYSLTSTNDAQQVATYLWNNFLGGQSSSRPLGDAVLDGIDFDIEEGTTQHWDELARYLSGYSKQGKKVYLTAAPQCPFPDAWMGGALKTGLFDYVWVQFYNNPPCQYSSGNIAKLVNAWNQWNSIPATKIFLGLPAAPNAAGSGFIPVADLTSKVLPAIKSSAKYGGVMLWSKYYDDRTGYSSSIKSSV, from the exons ATGGCATCAAATTCAACAGTCTCACTAGCTTTCCTCTTATCGGTGATTCTAATGCAAGTGCTTAGTACTGAAGCCGGTGGAATCGCAATCTACTGGGGTCAGAATGGAAATGAAGGTACCTTGGCTCAAACTTGTGCCACTAATAAGTTTGCATTCGTAAACATTGCTTTCCTTTCAACCTTCGGCAATGGCCAAAAACCAATCATCAATCTTGCTGGTCACTGTGATCCAAATAGTAACGGCTGCACCAGATATAGCTCTGACATAAAGTCGTGTCAAGCACAAGGAATTAAGATGATGCTCTCTATTGGAGGAGGGGCAGGGAGCTACTCCCTTACTTCGACAAATGATGCTCAACAAGTTGCGACCTATCTATGGAATAACTTCTTGGGCGGACAATCCTCTTCTCGCCCTCTTGGAG ATGCTGTTTTGGATGGGATTGACTTCGACATTGAAGAAGGAACAACCCAACACTGGGATGAGCTTGCAAGGTATCTCTCCGGATACAGCAAACAAGGAAAGAAGGTATACTTAACGGCAGCTCCTCAGTGCCCTTTCCCTGATGCTTGGATGGGAGGTGCTCTTAAGACCGGTCTATTTGATTATGTATGGGTACAGTTCTATAACAATCCTCCGTGCCAGTATTCCTCAGGTAATATTGCCAAACTAGTAAATGCATGGAATCAATGGAATTCTATTCCTGCAACCAAAATATTTCTAGGACTTCCTGCAGCACCTAACGCAGCTGGAAGTGGCTTCATTCCTGTAGCTGACTTAACTTCTAAGGTGCTTCCAGCCATTAAAAGTTCTGCCAAGTATGGAGGTGTGATGTTGTGGTCAAAATACTATGACGATCGTACTGGATACAGTTCTTCCATCAAAAGCAGTGTTTAG